CCTTGTGCTTAACTTATAAGCATCCGCACAGTGTCTATTCCTATGGAGGAAGCTTGAGGAGTTGTCGTGACCGCCCTCCACGCGCCCAATCCCGAGCAGAGGCAATGGGACGACACAAagcagcccagcctccccaccacctGCCTGTGCCCGGCCCCACCTGAGCAAGTCTCCCTGCTCATGTCTTCTTCGTCCGCCTCAGAGCACAACCCAGTGCTCTGACCAGAGCTCACTTTTCTAAAGCTATTTCCAACTGACCAGGGTCCAAAGGCACAGCATGGTCGCCTCCCACGGCCCTCCTCACAGGCTGAGGAGCAGAGATTCCCTCATCAGGTCTTGCAAAACCACAGCATGGCAGGGAGGAGGGCGGCGGGAGCGGGGGGCTCTCCAAGGAAGGCGCCTCAGAGTCAACAACAGGAGTCCACACCTCGAAGTGGTCCTTTTCTTCCCCAGGAGGCGGTGAGGAAGAGTTCCTCCTGCCTGATCTTGGAAGAAAGCAGCAACTGGAAAAGAGTGGGAAAGGGAAACAAAGGGcatgaacagatgaacaaaaatgaaaggacaaaCACAAGTGAATGGACATCAAAAGGAGGTCTAGCCACATGGcagagtattactcagccatagaaaggaataaagtgctgacacacacacaatgcGGATGCACCGTGGAAGTgcgctaagtgagagaagccagtcacaaaagaccacatatcaTGGGACTCCATCtgtgtgaaatgtccagaatggatgaatccatagacacagaaagtagacagtggtggccagggctggggggcggggaaAATGGGGAGTCACTGCTGATGAGTACACGACttcttctggggtgatgaaattGTTCTAGAGTTGACTGTGGTGActgatggctgcacaactttgtgaataaactaaaaactactgaactgtacactaaaagggtgaattttatgtatgtgaattgtatttcaataaagttgttttttaaagaaaacggGGGTGAGGGGTAGTggataaagaacaaaacaaataagaaagCCTTCTGTTCTTTCTCCCCAGGTTCCAATAGGAGAGCCTGCTCCCCAGGGatgggcccccagcccccacagaaCCCTGGGCGTGGGAGAGAACATGGGATGTGCACGGGCCTCTTCTGAAAGGCTACCAGCCCTGTGACATGACTTTCTCTACCAGTGGATACCTCATGGGCCCAGGTCACagcatccccagcccctggtgctTCAGAAAAGAGTCTGCAGTTACCTCTTAGGCGGGGGGTCTCCTTTAGCCAGGTGAGaagagccccgcctctcttcctgGGCCCAGCCACAGTTTGACATAGCATAGTGAAGAATGGCGTCGGAAACGGACATGGGGCTTCGGCCCTGGACACAGGCTTCTATCTCAGGCACCGAGAGCTGGCTTTGCAGGAAAAGGTGTAACTGGCTGTCTGACAGGAGGACCACACTCTGCAGGACTCTGGGCAAACACAGATAGGGCAACACAGCGCATCACTCTGAGCAGTGGctctccccagctctgtcctctgaaGGGCTTTGGCCTGAGTGAGCACTGAAGGCATGAGGGTGCGACAAAAGCACCTAACACGTGCGTGCCTCCGTGTTCCAGGGGCCGCCCGGCCCAGCACCTCCCCACACCCCGCCCTCTCTCCAGGAGGCAAGTGCCAGGCCGCCAAGCACACTCACTTTTCGAGGAAGTGCTGCAGACCTTGTCTCCGCTTCTCAATGAACTCATCTGAGCTGCCAAAGAAGGTTGACTTCCCAGGAAGTTCTGGTACAGGCCTGTGAGATCACATAATGTAACACCCAAGTTAAGCGTATCATCCAAGACAGTCATTCCAGCCCCTGATCAAGCAAATTCCCTAAAAAGAGGCACAAATCAATACAAATAGCACTTAATAaggtggcaggggaagggggcccACACCGACTGACAGCACGCTGCGTGTCAGGCACCGTGCTGGCTTACAAACctcacttcatttaatcctccccaaAACCCCACAAGAAAGGTATCAGTGCCCCCATCTGAGTGTTAAGGAATAGAACCCAAGTTTAGTaaatttcccaaagtcacacagcatagCAAGCAGCAGAGCTGGTATCCACGCCAAGTCTCTGACTTAAAAACTGCATGCCGCTAAACTACACTGGTTACAAAACCCACTCCCACCATCAGCTAttactttaaaaggaagaaacttgGACATGGAGACATGCAGAATGTTGAGTCCTTGTGTGTAAATTACGACCACCTTCTCCAATCCCAGAAGGTACATGCTTGGAATTTTCTAGAGGTAGCTGAGTTGCAGCAAATCATCCGCAAACTCTTTAAGCCTCTCTAGCCTCTCCGATGAAGCATGCATGCCACATGCTTTAACAACAACAAGCCAGACTGGACGGTGCAGGATCTGCTCAGAGGAAGTGCCTACTGGCTTATGAGGGCCTGACTCATGACAGTGGCCTCCTCAGTCCCACACGTTAACTAACTGGCCTGGTCATCAACAGTCACCAGAGCGTTGAGTGCCCACGCTGTGGTGGAGTTGTGTTCTAAACAGTCTCCATGGTTTTAGGACTATTTGGAGGATGTAAGTGAGGAGTGAACAACACTGTTTTCCTGAGGCTCTCAGTCTCATATCTCTGGATAAAGGTCCccacacaaaaaagtaaaaacaaacaaacaaacaaacaatttttaCATATCAAATGGACAGGAACACCACCTGTCAAAATAGTCCAGGCACTAAAAAGTTCCTGACAACCAGCAATAGGCACACTTAAAAAGCTAGCAGTACATTTGTTTAGTCCCAtgatataaaacaagaaaaagatttttgttatttgtttggcTTTGTTAGGTCAAAATATCAGACATAAGACCTCTGTCTTTACTTTTTTCACTgacttgaaaatataatttaagagcACATTTCTGAATTTCCTTAGTACATGCCAAGTTTTCTTCATCGTCAATTCCAGTTGCCAAGTAAGCACCTAAAAAGCCAGAGTCGGAGCCAAGGAGGAAGCAAGAGCAAACTCACACTAAACCAGCATTTCTCTGCAGCTGCTTTCTCAGCCACACAAACTCCCGGTAGCGGCGACGCACACAGGACGTCTTGGCAGTAAAGGCCTTGCTGTTGGTCTACAGGCAGAAGCACACGAAAAGGGTTTAGTGGAAAAAGTCCAAGTTCACATGAACTCCCCCCAGTCACTCTGGCTGAGGACCCAAGCCACCAAGCCACAGTCCTGACCAGGGGCTCCAAGCAGCCTGAAGGCAACTCCaggctctctttcctctccttcctccttttcttctgtcAAAACATCCACAAATAGGTTGACTCAGCACTGGCCTTCAGCCCTGGACGGCGTTGACCCCAATACTGAAGTTTGATGCACTTACGTGAAGAAATATCTTATAATCCACATATGAATTCCAGGAGCCCTCATTCTGCACACGGGGGTCCTGAACACGCACAGTGATCACCTCCTGGAGGTAAGAAACGCTCCTTCAGCTTCAGCTCAGCTCCACGGTAAGGCAGCTTTGACACACAGGTTGCCAGACTTTTCCACCCAGCCTCAACTCtcgttcatttgttcatttattcattcaattcaacaaatatttaccgaCCACCCTCTaggtggcaggcactgttctaaggcaCCTGGCGTAGAACATGAAGagacaaaaatccttgcccttatgaagcttacattctagtacaTTCCAACGAATGGAAAAGTTAGTGAAAATGGAACCCCATTTCCCAGTAACACCTTTTCTACTATTTCCTTCTGGCTTTACTTTGAGCTCATCAAAACCACCTGGGTGTTACTGTCAGAAGAACACTGCTAAGCAATATTCAAATCTCCCAAATCCCCTCAAACTTTTACCCACCTGTTCCTGGTGACCACATGCTTACCTCCTGCTCTTGGTTCTCCAACATCCTACACCAAAAGCCCATTGGAAGGGAACACCTGAGGAGGGACAGAAGACACAGGGCCGTCACTGTTAGTATGCTTCTGCTCTTATCACTCAGGGCAAAACCCTGAAACTGTCATcgacacgccccccccccccccccggggaaAGCCAGGCACCTTTTTTTGTTCTTGTGTAAAACTTAAGAGGAAGCAAAAAATTCCCCCACCTAAGCTCAGTGCAAAGTTGAAAGCCCTGGGGGATTTGCCTCCCTTCTCAGACCACAGCAGCGGGGACCCTGAACCAGACCACCTCTGGGCAAAACACGTTCAGGTCTGCACAGTGTCGCCTCAGGCAGCCAGAACAGGCAGTCTGGGTTGTAAAATCTTTCTTCCTGAGGACTGCAGGCAGGCAGTGTCTATGGGCACACACAGCACAGCTCTGCCAGGGAGCCTCACATCGCCCCCTCCTGGATGCTTAGAGACAACCAGGCCCCCACAAACACCAGTGCACCTAAATCTCTCTTTGTCTTGCTAAGCACAGTCACTGCCTCGGAGGTAAACCTCAGAGTTGGAGAGTTCCAGGGGCACCTGAGTGGGCTGCCCAGTTGTGACCTTACCTAATCCGATCTCGGGAACCCAAGCCAATGGGTCTAATCATTTCCTCTCTTGCGACATGCCACCCAGTTTGTACCTCTGCCCAAGCACCCCACAGCTGCACAGGTCGACTCAGGATGTTTTCCGCTCCTTTGCAAAGATTCATTAAAGCCTAAGCCACTGATTTCCCCCAGTGTGGCAGTTTACATGTGCAGCGACATCGCCCACTCCGACAAGGGGATCATGAAGGCTGCAGCACAGGGTTATTCAAGTCCAAAGGGGCCCATGATGTCACCTTCTGTTAAAATACAGCACTAATCTTGTTGCTCCTAGAACCACACCAGCAGCATCCACTCTGGCTGCTGCCTCCACCCTCTTCTCCTAAGTGCAGAACAATAAGCTTTAATTTCCCTTTCCAATTTACCTTGAAATGAAAACTGACTTCAGCCAATATGTACTGCCAACAAACGATCCAGGCTGGCTCCTGGGAAAACAAGACTATCTCTAAgcgctccctctcctcccaccccgtGCCCATTCACACACCCACTCATTTTTACAGTCCCacaattaattttaaacacattCTCTTATTAGTTCTGCCTTACCATTAGAAGAGCGTGTAAtgagtttccttctattttatgTTGTACTAACACAAGGCTAACATTTCAAGAGAAGAGGAACTCATTTACACCACAAAATTAGAAGAGCACACAGCTTTCCCAGTCCTTCCCAATATACCAAAAGGTCTCTCTGCACAGACACCGCACACAGAGACGAGGCTGCGTGATACAGGACAAAGTCAGACTACACCGTCTAGCAAACTGGAGATTTTTGTGATTGCAATACCATCTTAAACAGTATTCTTgctgacattttgatttttcatctGATGCAGTCATCCACCACAAAGGGGTCCTGAACTGAAAGGTAAGAAATTCCAATTCTGTAACAACTAATGTATAACATCCTGGATGTAAGCAGGCAAATGCCTGTGACAAAACAAGGCAGGCCAACTTACTGTGAGCAAATTAACCACTCTGGattaaaacaggatttttttttttctattttcaggcATTTGGTAAACTGCCAGCACAGGAGCAGAGAGTTAAATACACTAAAGTGTCTTTTCACAAAAGTAATGACAGGAAAGATGATGACAAGGAAATCATCGTCATCCACACTCTCAGTGGAGCTCTCACATCTCCTGTGCCTTGAAAGGTCTGCCAAATTCAGGACCATAATTTAGTAACTAAATGCTCATCAGTCGCGGGCTCTGCACCACGTCCGAGGGCGAGTTCCTCTCTCCTTTGAAGCTCATACCACTTACAAACAAATAGCTATAAActggctttgaaaaaaaatcctaggaCACCCAAAATACTGAATAATTTACATCTAAAGGCCTCTAAGAAAGTTTCATTTAGAGTTTCCTTTAAAACACTGgaacaaacacaaaaacctaGACTTCAAGTAATAATTTCTAGCAACTATTATTCTCCATCAGCTTCCTCCCTGTAGATGCCTCTCCTCATTTGAAGCGCCTTTCTGCccttggaggggaaggaggaagttcttaattttagctCTCTATATAATCTGGGAGATGGATCCATGTGTCATCCAAATAAGGACAGAGTCAGTGACCCTCTCAGCTACTTATGCAACTCATTCAgcactagctacatttcctggGCCCTTTTAATCACATCTGAAGTTTTTTTCTCCACATGTACCAGCAGCATATCTCCAGGGAAAACCCAGTTGTTTGCTGTT
The sequence above is a segment of the Camelus ferus isolate YT-003-E chromosome 16, BCGSAC_Cfer_1.0, whole genome shotgun sequence genome. Coding sequences within it:
- the SNX11 gene encoding sorting nexin-11 isoform X2, producing the protein MGFWCRMLENQEQETNSKAFTAKTSCVRRRYREFVWLRKQLQRNAGLVPVPELPGKSTFFGSSDEFIEKRRQGLQHFLEKVLQSVVLLSDSQLHLFLQSQLSVPEIEACVQGRSPMSVSDAILHYAMSNCGWAQEERRGSSHLAKGDPPPKSCCFLPRSGRRNSSSPPPGEEKDHFEVWTPVVDSEAPSLESPPLPPPSSLPCCGFARPDEGISAPQPVRRAVGGDHAVPLDPGQLEIALEK
- the SNX11 gene encoding sorting nexin-11 isoform X1; this encodes MGFWCRMLENQEQEEVITVRVQDPRVQNEGSWNSYVDYKIFLHTNSKAFTAKTSCVRRRYREFVWLRKQLQRNAGLVPVPELPGKSTFFGSSDEFIEKRRQGLQHFLEKVLQSVVLLSDSQLHLFLQSQLSVPEIEACVQGRSPMSVSDAILHYAMSNCGWAQEERRGSSHLAKGDPPPKSCCFLPRSGRRNSSSPPPGEEKDHFEVWTPVVDSEAPSLESPPLPPPSSLPCCGFARPDEGISAPQPVRRAVGGDHAVPLDPGQLEIALEK